In the Pontibacillus sp. HMF3514 genome, CAGGTGCTTCAGTTGTACCATTCGATGTTGCATCCTCTTCTGTTGGACGAGGGGTTTTTCCATCGATAATATCTTGCATCTGACCGCGTAACGTATCGGATACAGGTCCATAAATAGCTTGAATGTTGTTTCCAACTTCCATAACCCCAGATGCACCAAGGTTCTTCAAGCGATCTTTATCAACTTGTCCCTTATCGTTTACAGATACACGTAATCTTGTAATACAAGCATCTAGGTGAGCAATGTTATCTTGGCCACCCATAGCCTCAAGAATCTCAAATGGTTTGTTACTAGAATCTCCGCTTGCTTCATCTGCTGTTTCTGCTTCACGACCAGGTGTAGCCAGATTAAATTTCTGAATAGCAAAACGGAAACCAAAGTAATAGATAACAGAGAAGCATAGGCCTACAATAATGACCCACCACCACTCCGTACGGTTAGGCATAACTCCAAATAGAATAAAGTCAATTAAACCACCGGAGAACGTCATACCAATTTTAACACCTAGGATTTCCATGATCATAAAGGATAATCCCGCAAAAATTGTATGAATTCCAAATAATACTGGAGCAACGAATAGGAATGAGAACTCCAATGGTTCTGTAATACCAGTTAAGAATGTTGTTAAAGCAGCAGATGCCATAATACCGCCTACAACCTTTTTACGTTCAGGTTTTGCTGTGTGATAAATCGCAAGTGCCGCTGCTGGTAAACCGAACATCATGAAAGGGAATTTACCAGTCATAAATGTACCCGCTGTAAATTGAACACCATCTTTTAATTGGGAGAAGAAAATGGCCTGGTCACCACGAACAATTTCTCCAGCTTCATTTGTATAAGTTCCAAACTCAAACCAGAATGGTGAATAGAAAATGTGGTGTAGCCCAAATGGAATTAATGCACGTTCAATCACACCGAATACAAAAGCAGAAATCGTTTGATTGGTTTCAAGCATTAAGTGTGAGAATGCATTCAAACCATTTTGAGCATATGGCCATAAGAAATACATAATGATACCTAGAATTAGTGACGTAAACGCTGTAATAATCGGTACGAAGCGTTTACCTGCAAAGAAACCTAAGAACTGAGGTAATTCAATATTAAAGAACTTCCGGTATAAGAACGAGGCCCAAATCCCGACTATAATACCGCCAAATACACCCGTTTGTAATGTGGGTATTCCTAATATTTCGGCATAAGCTGGGTTCCCGCTTACCATATCAGGTTGTATATCACCTAGGACACCCATCGTGACATTCATAATCATGTAACCAATAATGGCTGCTAAACCAGCAACACCATCACCATTCGCTAATCCAATAGCTACTCCGACAGCGAATAAAAGTGGTAAGTTTTCAAATACAACACCACCTGCTTCAGCCATTAGTTTAAGAATTTCTTGTACCCATGGTTGGCCAAAGAATGAAAACTTATCAACAAAACTATCTTGGGCAAAGCTCGTACCAAATGCGAGCAATATTCCCGCTGCTGGTAACAATGCTACAGGAAGCATTAATGCTTTTCCGACTTTTTGCAATGTACCAAATGCATTTTTAAACATCTCGTTTCCCCCTCTGAATTTGTTTGAACAGCCACCCCACTTAACATCAAAGCGTTTTCATAAACGCAAAAAAAAGCAATAAAAAAGGCATGAGTAGAAAAGTTAAAAAGGTGTAAAGGATATACGTATCCTTTGAACAACCTTTTCATCTTTTCGTACTCATGCCTGATCGTGTCAGTTACACGTACCGTTAAGATTTATGGGTTAGACGCTGTAAATGAATCGTTAAATAAACGGCTTCTGATTCATCTACGGGCTTATTTAGCTGTTTTTGCATTACTTTAATCAATTTCCATGAAAGATTATAGCACACAGGATATTCATGTTTCAACATCTCAACAAGCTTATCTTCTTTTCCAATACTTTCTTCCTGATAAACTCGATCAATAGCTCTGTGTAAATGCTGAACGAGACGGTGATAGTTCACACTTTTTTTATCAATCGTCATCTCAAACGCTTCCTCTATGAGCGTAACTAATTTTGTAATCAAATGATTATGTTGATGGATTTCACTTAGGGACTTATCTGTTACTGCACTGTGGATATGAAGTGCAATAAAACCTAATTCTCCTTCTGGAAATTGAATGCCCATCTCATCATACACCATCGTAACGACTTCTGAAGCGATTTGATATTCTTTGGGATACAGGGATTCGATTTCATTTAAAAAAGGGTTCGAAAACTGCATATTTTTCTGAGCTCGATTAATAGCGAACGCTAAGTGATCTGTTAATGCCACATGAATATGCTCATTTAATTCCTGTCCCATACGCTTCTCAATATGAATAAGAATATCATTCATAAAATCAATAAATGTCTCATCAATATGCGGCAGAAGGTTTACATACTGTTCTTTTTCTTGTTGATTGCTTAAAAGAAAGGTTTTATCAGCCTTATCTAGTGAAAATTGATCCCCTTTTTTATAACCAAACCCTATCCCTTTTCCAATCAAAACAACTTCTTCATATGTCGGATGTTCAGCTATGATTACATTGTTGTTCAACACTTTCTGAATGATAACTTGACCTTCCATATATATCCTCCACATGCTCACGCTGTCTTTACAGTGCTTAAGCGATTTCATTTATTGTGCATTCCATATCATAACGACGATTCACATAGAAAACAAGTAAGTTTTTGCCTGACAAAATCATACAATCCCTATTAATAGTCTTCCTCTGACCTTTTATACCTATGTAAATGAAAGTGTCAAAAGGTTCGATTGGACGGAAAGCGTTTACAGGTTTTACAATCTAAAGAGTCGATGTGTGCATTTAGAAGAGAGGAGAAAACTCCATGATCAAACTATTTATAACAGATTTGGATGGTACTTTATTGGGGATGAACCATTCTTTAAAACAGAAAGATATTACAGCTGTTCAATCCCTGGATGAAAAAGGAATAGACTTTGGTGTTGCCTCAGGACGAATGGATCACGAAATCCTTGAAGTATTGAAAAAAGTAGAAGTAGGTGCTCACCGTGTAAGCCAAAATGGTGCATTTCTTTATGATCGTGATGACCAACATATTCATTCTCAAACATTTGAAGGTCCTCTTGCTAAAAGAATTCTTGATGTTATAGAGGAAGAACCATTAATTAAGACCGTATCTACTGCTGATTCCACCTACACCGCAAAGCATAGCAAGTGGATTGATTTGATTTCTGAACAACTGTTCCATGACATTATTGTGGAGCCTAGCTTGCGTGACCATGTTGGTACAAAAATTCACGCTTCTAAAATCTCATTGAACGGAACGGAACACGAGATTACGGAAGCCTATGAACGTATCCACTCATCACTACAAGGCGATGTAGATATTTTTATATCCCATGAGTCTTGTGTTGATATAATGCCTAAAGCAATCAACAAGGGAACAGGAATTCAAGCATTACTTGATACACTTGATGTTAATCCTGAAGAAATCGTGTGTATAGGGGATTCATTCAACGATCTGTCCATGTTTGAGTTAACTCCCCATAGTTATGCAATGTCAGGCGCACACCCTAAAGTAAAAGAGAAAGCAAACCATGTAGTCGATCATGTTTATGAAGCAATCGAAGATATTGAAAAAAAGATGAAAGATGAGTGTAGCACATTCTAATCAATAAAAAATCCGTAAAAAAGCACGTTGGTTATAATAAACCAACGTGCTTTTTTCGTTCTATAATTCTAAAGAGTCCCCAACATTCATGTGTTTACCGACACCATTTTTTAAACCTTTTGCAAAAGCTTCGCCATCTTGTTCGATTAATGGGAATGTATTGTAGTGAATAGGTACAACCGTTTTAGCTTGGATCCATTCAGCTGCTACAGTTGCATCCTCAGGTCCCATTGTAAAGTTATCTCCAATTGGTAGGAAAGCAAGATCGATATTATTGCGTTCCCCAATCATCTTCAAGTCTGTAAACAAGCCAGTATCTCCAGCATGGTAAATTGTTTTTCCTTCAGCAGTAAATAGAATACCTGTTGGCATACCCGTATAAACGATTGTGCCGTCATCTTCAGTGAAGCTAGAACCGTGGAAAGCCTGTGTAAACTTCACTGTACCAAAATCAAACTCACGGGCACCCCCAATGTACATAGGATGGGTTTCAAGACCCTTGTTCCCTAAATACGTTGCAAGCTCAAAAGGTGCTACTACAAAAGAGTTGTTTCGTTTTGCAATATCAACAGTATCTCCAACGTGGTCATTATGTCCATGGGTTAGGAGAATAACATCTGCTTTAACGGTGCTTGCATCTAAGTCACAGTTTCCGTTGCCTGAAATGAATGGATCGATTAAGATCGTTTTTCCGTTTGTTTCAATTTGTACAACTGAGTGTCCATGAAATGATACTTTCACAAAAAACCTCTCCTTTTCGTGTTTAAGTGTCTCACACCTTTTAAGGTGTCCATTCCTTTTTATACCCGCTTAGTAGTTTTTCCATGCCTGTTCATATTTTTCGATTAAATGCGGACGAATTAATGTGTTAGGTTCTAAGTTTACTTGTTCCCCATTTTTCATTATTTTTTCATCCTCATCTTTACCGAAAAACGTTAGAGCAGGGATTATATCATCAGATAAAAAACGAGTGGGTACATTCACTTGCAATTTGTCAGTATTTATCTTCTCCCGGCTCCCTAAAACAAATCCCCAATTTCCAAAGCTCGGAATATCTACATGAAAATTCTCAGTATGTAATCCTGTAGATGCGATAGTTTCAGAGATTGTCCAATATACACTTGTAGCAAACACAGGACTTGTAGACTGAACCATCATAGCTCCATTAGGCGACAAATGATTCCGAAGCAACGAGTAGAATTCTTTCGTGTAAAGCTTATTTAAGCTTTCATTATTGGGATCAGGCAAGTCAACAATAATGACATCATACCATTGATGTGATTCTTCCATAAACTCGAAGGCATCCTGGTGAACCACATGTACGATATCCCGCTTCAAAGCCCCTTCATTCAGATTCAAGAGGTGTACATTTTGATTAGCTAACTCAACAACACGAGGATCTAGATCTACCAAGGTTATTTTATCTAAGCCCTTATATTTCATTAGTTCTCTTGCAGCCAGACCATCTCCTCCGCCAAGTATAAGAATGTTTTTGGGGTTTTCTGCTTGAGCCATCGGAAGGTGTACAAGAGGCTCATGATACCGATATTCATCAGAAGAACTAAATTGAAGGGCACCATTTAGAAACATACGAACATCACTCTGATCCTTAGTAACAACGATTCTTTGATATGCAGTTTCTTCCATGTGAATGATAGGGTCTTTATATAATTTTTGCTCAAATCGATATACGGTCTCTTCTCCAAAAAATGTTCCAGCTAATAAGATCAAGCCGATGATAGATCCTATAATTACATACCCAACCATGTGACGGATTTCATTTCGGAATAACCACAACATCACAAGCGCTACACTTAAGTTGATCGCACCTACGACAAACGCACTTTTAACCATACCCATTTCTGGTCTGAAATAAAAAACAAATAAAAGCCCACCAATTAAACCACCTGCATAATCCGAAAATAACACGCGGGCAGTACTTTTATTTAATTCGACTCCGATTTCATTAGCCTTACGAATAAGTATAGGAAGTTCAATACCGGTGAGAGCTCCGATAATAAAGGTTATCAAGTATAAGAACAATGCGTCTGAACCTGCTGGAGCAAATGCTGACATGGCAAACATGATAAAGCTCGATAATCCACCTAACAGAGCGACAGCAAACTCCACTTTAATAAAAGCGCTGATTAGATCCTTCATCACTTTTTCACTTAAGGAAGCTCCTACTCCCATCCCCGTTAAAAAGAGCGAGATCGTTAAGGTGTACTGCTTAACCCCATCCCCTAATATGTACGAGCCTAAGGCACCAAATAACACTTCAAAAATAATTCCACAGATCGAGACAATTCCTGATGCCCAATAAATCGTCTTACTTTTTCTTGTTGCAATATCACTCATTTCTCCGATCACTCCGACTCCTTGGAAAAATACACCCATCACTCTGCTACAGACAAGAGTGATTTTGTTCTGCTATATGAAACGATAAAGTTGCTATCTTTATAAGAGCGTGGTCACATCCAGCTCCAGCGCCCAACAACGAAGGGAATTCCCTTTGTTGCTTAACGTGCGCTTGCGATTTTGTTTCCTATTGAAGAGCCCTTGAAGAGGATTCTTCAAGGGCTTTTTCTAAGCTAAGCGGCTTATGTAATGGAAGCACCGATGACAAAGGCTAAGCCAATGGATACGCCCAGGGTTACGATTCCTACAGCCACATTATTTTCATGAAGTTTTTCTTCAACTGAAAACTTGCGTGTTAATCCTTCAAAAACAAGGTAAGCAACCATTTGCAACACAACACCTACAATTCCCCAGATAACTGTATCCAAAATTTGTGCGGAGTTATAAATCGCAAACGATAAAATAATACAAATCCCTATAATTTTACCTGTTACAGACAAAGCAATAGCTGTATTTCCTTTTCCTATTTCATCCCAATCTTTATACTGCCTTGTTAAGTTTTCAAAAATGAATAGTCCAATCACAACCACCACAATTGCTACAACAAAATATAATAATGTTAATAAAAATGGTCCCATGTTTTACCCTCCTTATTTTCCGGAACTAGGTCCGCCTCCACGTCCAGATGATCCTCGGAAACTCCCCGATGAATCAGAACGAAACTTTTTGCTAGAATATCCTCCATAACAATCTCCACTTAAGCAAGCTTTTCTTCTCTTTTTGCCCCAATCATCCACGTCTAACACTTCATCTAAAACCCATAGGGCAAACAATCCATCGAAGAAGTTTGGAGAATAATTATTTCGAACGAATTGATCACTTGCCATTTCGATTAACGTGACATCACTACTCTGTTCACTTTGTTTAAACGTGATAAAGGTATTGGCATAAATCAACACTTTTTTGCCATTGTTATAATCGCTCTCACGGTCTGGTTCGTATTTTTCTTTAACGATATTAGCGAGCTCTTGTACACCAAACCGCTGTGTTACATAGATACGGGCTTCTTGATTACTTTGATTTCCTTGAACTCGATCCAATAATGGAAATGTACTACTTACAAAATCCTGAGCACTTTGAAAGCTTCTATTTTCCATTCTATTCATTAAAGTCTGTTTGCTAGGCTCTTCAGGGAATGTATATGTATTTTGCATACCTCGATCTAACTCAGCAAATCCTTGGCTACAACTTGTTAAGAATAAAACAGATAAAATAGCAATAATAACCCCTTTTGTTTTCAAAGCTTCTTCCCCCTCCTTTCTTATTCATAACTTACACCATAAAGCATATGAAAGATTGGCCCACTTATTAGAAGCGGGCCAACCTTATTTCACAATTACAGAAAGTACAGATGTTGCTCATAGATGTCTAGCTCCAGCGCTCAGCAACGATGGGGCTTAGGCCCACACGACGTGGGTGAGATCGACGTAGTCACAGGACGTGACGGGTTTAGTTGATCATTCTTTCCTCCGTACGATAAGTCAACATCGATTCGCCTAAGCACATCGTGTTTCCTTTATCTTTACTACGGACTCAGTCCAGTCCCATTGTTTCTAAACGATGCTTGCGCTTTTCTTATTATTCTTTACCCATCTTTTTCTTTAATGCAGCTAACTCATCATCTACGCTATCTTTTTCTAGTTCAGCAAATTCATCATCAAGGGAACGGCTAGACTCAGAAAGATCTTCACTTGTTTCTGCTTCTGCTTCATATTTGAGCACTTTCTCTTCCATACGCTCAAAACCTTGTTTGGATTCATCACTATTAATACCAGACATTGAACGATTCATTTTTGTACGAGTTTTAGCTGATTCAGCACGAGCTTTTAGAGAATCTTTCTTTAATTTCATTTCCTGGTATTCTTTTTTCATTTCATCAAGCTTAGTACGTAAGCTTTGTGAATCGCTCTGTGCACGCTCATAAGATTCTTTCAAGGAATCCGCTTGTTCTTGCTGATTCTTCTT is a window encoding:
- a CDS encoding polyamine aminopropyltransferase, with the translated sequence MSDIATRKSKTIYWASGIVSICGIIFEVLFGALGSYILGDGVKQYTLTISLFLTGMGVGASLSEKVMKDLISAFIKVEFAVALLGGLSSFIMFAMSAFAPAGSDALFLYLITFIIGALTGIELPILIRKANEIGVELNKSTARVLFSDYAGGLIGGLLFVFYFRPEMGMVKSAFVVGAINLSVALVMLWLFRNEIRHMVGYVIIGSIIGLILLAGTFFGEETVYRFEQKLYKDPIIHMEETAYQRIVVTKDQSDVRMFLNGALQFSSSDEYRYHEPLVHLPMAQAENPKNILILGGGDGLAARELMKYKGLDKITLVDLDPRVVELANQNVHLLNLNEGALKRDIVHVVHQDAFEFMEESHQWYDVIIVDLPDPNNESLNKLYTKEFYSLLRNHLSPNGAMMVQSTSPVFATSVYWTISETIASTGLHTENFHVDIPSFGNWGFVLGSREKINTDKLQVNVPTRFLSDDIIPALTFFGKDEDEKIMKNGEQVNLEPNTLIRPHLIEKYEQAWKNY
- the ptsG gene encoding glucose-specific PTS transporter subunit IIBC encodes the protein MFKNAFGTLQKVGKALMLPVALLPAAGILLAFGTSFAQDSFVDKFSFFGQPWVQEILKLMAEAGGVVFENLPLLFAVGVAIGLANGDGVAGLAAIIGYMIMNVTMGVLGDIQPDMVSGNPAYAEILGIPTLQTGVFGGIIVGIWASFLYRKFFNIELPQFLGFFAGKRFVPIITAFTSLILGIIMYFLWPYAQNGLNAFSHLMLETNQTISAFVFGVIERALIPFGLHHIFYSPFWFEFGTYTNEAGEIVRGDQAIFFSQLKDGVQFTAGTFMTGKFPFMMFGLPAAALAIYHTAKPERKKVVGGIMASAALTTFLTGITEPLEFSFLFVAPVLFGIHTIFAGLSFMIMEILGVKIGMTFSGGLIDFILFGVMPNRTEWWWVIIVGLCFSVIYYFGFRFAIQKFNLATPGREAETADEASGDSSNKPFEILEAMGGQDNIAHLDACITRLRVSVNDKGQVDKDRLKNLGASGVMEVGNNIQAIYGPVSDTLRGQMQDIIDGKTPRPTEEDATSNGTTEAPVDGDINIVSPLKGTIMPITEVPDQVFSGKMMGDGFAIEPEDGKIVSPINGKVLNVFPTKHAIGLVDEQGTEILIHFGIDTVKLNGEGFTAKISEGDEVKQGQTLMEVDLDYVKDNAPSIVTPIVFTNLAESQEVIVNSTGSVEHNEENVIRITASEEQSA
- the glcT gene encoding glucose PTS transporter transcription antiterminator GlcT, with protein sequence MEGQVIIQKVLNNNVIIAEHPTYEEVVLIGKGIGFGYKKGDQFSLDKADKTFLLSNQQEKEQYVNLLPHIDETFIDFMNDILIHIEKRMGQELNEHIHVALTDHLAFAINRAQKNMQFSNPFLNEIESLYPKEYQIASEVVTMVYDEMGIQFPEGELGFIALHIHSAVTDKSLSEIHQHNHLITKLVTLIEEAFEMTIDKKSVNYHRLVQHLHRAIDRVYQEESIGKEDKLVEMLKHEYPVCYNLSWKLIKVMQKQLNKPVDESEAVYLTIHLQRLTHKS
- a CDS encoding DUF350 domain-containing protein; amino-acid sequence: MGPFLLTLLYFVVAIVVVVIGLFIFENLTRQYKDWDEIGKGNTAIALSVTGKIIGICIILSFAIYNSAQILDTVIWGIVGVVLQMVAYLVFEGLTRKFSVEEKLHENNVAVGIVTLGVSIGLAFVIGASIT
- a CDS encoding DUF4247 domain-containing protein; translated protein: MKTKGVIIAILSVLFLTSCSQGFAELDRGMQNTYTFPEEPSKQTLMNRMENRSFQSAQDFVSSTFPLLDRVQGNQSNQEARIYVTQRFGVQELANIVKEKYEPDRESDYNNGKKVLIYANTFITFKQSEQSSDVTLIEMASDQFVRNNYSPNFFDGLFALWVLDEVLDVDDWGKKRRKACLSGDCYGGYSSKKFRSDSSGSFRGSSGRGGGPSSGK
- a CDS encoding PspA/IM30 family protein, producing the protein MFKFFKRVSTVVNSELNAMLDKAEDPVKMLEQFMRDMESDIREAESAVAKQIANEKMLKRKYDDAQSLADKRQEQAEKAIEAGNEDLARRALQDKKNQQEQADSLKESYERAQSDSQSLRTKLDEMKKEYQEMKLKKDSLKARAESAKTRTKMNRSMSGINSDESKQGFERMEEKVLKYEAEAETSEDLSESSRSLDDEFAELEKDSVDDELAALKKKMGKE
- a CDS encoding HAD family hydrolase; translation: MIKLFITDLDGTLLGMNHSLKQKDITAVQSLDEKGIDFGVASGRMDHEILEVLKKVEVGAHRVSQNGAFLYDRDDQHIHSQTFEGPLAKRILDVIEEEPLIKTVSTADSTYTAKHSKWIDLISEQLFHDIIVEPSLRDHVGTKIHASKISLNGTEHEITEAYERIHSSLQGDVDIFISHESCVDIMPKAINKGTGIQALLDTLDVNPEEIVCIGDSFNDLSMFELTPHSYAMSGAHPKVKEKANHVVDHVYEAIEDIEKKMKDECSTF
- a CDS encoding metal-dependent hydrolase — protein: MKVSFHGHSVVQIETNGKTILIDPFISGNGNCDLDASTVKADVILLTHGHNDHVGDTVDIAKRNNSFVVAPFELATYLGNKGLETHPMYIGGAREFDFGTVKFTQAFHGSSFTEDDGTIVYTGMPTGILFTAEGKTIYHAGDTGLFTDLKMIGERNNIDLAFLPIGDNFTMGPEDATVAAEWIQAKTVVPIHYNTFPLIEQDGEAFAKGLKNGVGKHMNVGDSLEL